The genomic segment AAGCTCGAAAGCTAGCGGATTTCGAAGGTCGTTCAATTAATGAAGCAGCTACTATTTTAACAAAATAAACTGAAGGAGGATAAAATCGATGTCTGTCTTAACCGTTAAACTTCCATCACATGAAGTGAGTTATGAATTAAAAATTGAAAAAGGGTTGCTCAACCGCGTCAGTAATGAAGTCTCAAAAGTCTTTACTGGAGCCAAAATTGCCATTGTCACCGATGAAACCGTCTATGACCTTTACGCTAAGTCTATTATAAAAGATTTGGAAGCAGCGGATTATGAAGTGCAGTGCATTGTTTTGCCTCCTGGAGAACAGACTAAAACATTTGACACGCTACCTAATCTCTACAGTGCATTCGCTGAGTTCGGCTTAACACGTAGCGACTTAATCATTGCTCTAGGTGGTGGTGTGATAGGTGACATCTCTGGTTTTTCCGCTTCGTCTTACTTGAGGGGTATCTCTTATATCCAAATTCCCACAACACTGCTAGCCCAAGTGGATAGTAGCGTTGGAGGAAAAGTTGGCGTCGATTTACCTGAGGGCAAAAACTTAGTAGGTGCTTTTTATCACCCCCTACTCGTCTTGATCGATCCATTGGTTCTAGAGACGTTAACGGATTCTGCCTTTGCTGATGGAATGGCGGAAGTAATCAAATATAGCTGTATAAAAGATCTTAATTTATTTCATCGTCTGATGGAACTATCTTCTCGAAAAGAAGTCATGCAGCACATCGATTGGATCATCGAAACCTGTTGCACGATCAAACAAGTGATTGTGCAGGCAGATGAAAAAGATT from the Carnobacterium inhibens subsp. inhibens DSM 13024 genome contains:
- the aroB gene encoding 3-dehydroquinate synthase → MSVLTVKLPSHEVSYELKIEKGLLNRVSNEVSKVFTGAKIAIVTDETVYDLYAKSIIKDLEAADYEVQCIVLPPGEQTKTFDTLPNLYSAFAEFGLTRSDLIIALGGGVIGDISGFSASSYLRGISYIQIPTTLLAQVDSSVGGKVGVDLPEGKNLVGAFYHPLLVLIDPLVLETLTDSAFADGMAEVIKYSCIKDLNLFHRLMELSSRKEVMQHIDWIIETCCTIKQVIVQADEKDLGERMVLNFGHTLGHAIEAYYQYEKYTHGQGVAIGMVAISRIAESKQLTTVGTTDRLITVLKQHRLPIELEDFEDYPKLLPYIKKDKKNIAGSLSVIVLTDIGRATVHQTSLSFFDSLDTGGTA